The DNA segment GGCGCGCGGGATGTCGTTCGGGTACGACCCGACCATGCCGGTGCTGTCCGACTGGTCCGCGACGTTTCGGGCGGCTGAGGTGGTTGCGGTGACCGGTCCGTCCGGTCGCGGGAAGTCGACCCTTTTGTACCTGCTCGGACTGATGCTCCGCCCCACCAGCGGGCAGATCCTTGTCGAGGGGGTGGATGTGTCGAAAGCGAGCGACCGTGCCCGGTCTCTGTTGCGGGCGCACCGGTTCGGTTTCGTGTTCCAGGACGCAGCTCTCGATGCCACCCGCACTGTCCTCGACAATGTCACAGAGACCTCTCTCTACCGGGGCGCGTCGAAGACTGCGGATCGGCGGCGGGCGGTGGAGCTGATGGACCAGTTCGGGGTGAACCTCCGCGCGGCCGCGAAACCCGGACAAGTGTCCGGAGGGCAGGCGCAACGCATCGCCCTCTGCAGGGCACTTCTCAACAATCCCCGCATCCTGCTCGCGGACGAGCCCACCGGGAACCTTGACGCAGTCTCCTCCGACCTCGTCATCACCGCCCTCCACACCCAAGCCGCGACCGGGACGACCGTCATCGTCGTCACCCACGACCCGGCTCTCGTCGCTCGCTGTGACCGGAGAATCGACCTTTGACGACCCTCCGTCGGTGGAGCGCCGCCGTCCGGGAAGCGGTCGCAACCGGGTGGGCTCAACCCGTCGCGTCGATCGTCACCATTGTGGTGATCGCGGGAATGTGCACCGCCGTGCTCCTCACAAGCGGACGGACCGTCGGTGCGGAGCAAGCCATCCTCGGCTCCATCGACGCGGAAGGTACCAGGTCCATCATCATCCGAGCCGAACCAACCGCAGGCCTCGACCCGACCGTCCTCGACCGGATCAAACAAATCCAGGGCATCCAATGGGCAGGAGCCTTCGGTCCGGCATTGGATGTCACCAACGCGGCGTTCCCCGGAGCGACCCGTGTTCCCGTCCGCCTCGCGTGGGGTGACGACTTCCAGAGACTCGGCCTCCCGAACACA comes from the Marisediminicola antarctica genome and includes:
- a CDS encoding ABC transporter ATP-binding protein, whose protein sequence is MPVEPPTSFVAAPVGGEVVVEARGMSFGYDPTMPVLSDWSATFRAAEVVAVTGPSGRGKSTLLYLLGLMLRPTSGQILVEGVDVSKASDRARSLLRAHRFGFVFQDAALDATRTVLDNVTETSLYRGASKTADRRRAVELMDQFGVNLRAAAKPGQVSGGQAQRIALCRALLNNPRILLADEPTGNLDAVSSDLVITALHTQAATGTTVIVVTHDPALVARCDRRIDL